TTCGGCACAATGTATTCGGTTTTTCACATACATTTGGCTCGTTTACGTTATCTTCGGCACATTGTATTCGGTATTTCGCATACATTTGGCTCGTTTACGTTATCTTCGGCACAATGTATTCGGTTTTTCACATACATTTGGCTCGTTTACGTTATCTTCGGCACAATGTATTCGGTTTTTCACATACATTTGGCTCGTTTACGTTACCTTCGGCACATTGTATTCGGTTTTTCGCATACATTTGTCCGTAAGCTCGACTAAAACATGTATTCTAAGGATTTATGGTCCGCTCGGTCCGTCATCCCAAAGAGGTGTGTGCTTAATTGAAAACAGGGCTCCCCATGGTCAACAGCTGAATATAGACCCATACCTTGAGTTCATTTCACATTTCTCCGCAATCTAGAAAATTTGAGAATTCTATTATAGCAAGCATAAATACCTTCGATGTTCTTAATAGGACGGTAGAGTATAGGCCATTGCCAGACCCAATATTTACGAAACTTATTCCGAACCACGACAGAGAGTGCATCTAGCTCGACAAGCTCTGCCAGAGCGTACGCCTCTTGAAGACCAACCTGCATTAGATGCAGTACATGTGACACGAATGCACCGCCAGTTCCATTTTCTTTTTTAATAATTACTTCACCTCCGGAAAGTTCTCCCTTTATACTGATCTAACAATTTACAAAATTTCATAGATTTAAAGAAACCTATTGATAATTATTCTCACATGAATTATTATGATAACGATTCTCATTATCATTACTTTGTTGTGAAGAATGATAAATAAAATATAGATAGGGAGAGAGACATGAATCAGAAAAAAGTTTTATTAGCAGGGGTATCAGCAGTTTTAGCTTTGAGTTTAGCCGCTTGCGGTAACAACGAGAAGGATAATGCAGTTTCAGAAAAAAGTGCAAATAATGCTGCAGTAGCAGCAGAGGGAAATGCAAATAGCAAAGGAAATGCGGCTCAGGAAGCAGTTGCCACTGAACAAACTATTACATATTTAGGCAAGGTTTATGTAGTACCTGCAGAGATTCATAATATCGTAGCTGCTAGCCTTGAATCTATGGAAGATGCTGCAATTCTAGGCGTGAAACCAGTAGGGGTACTTGCTATAGCTGATGCCATTCCAGGTTATCTGTCAACGGAGTTAGCTGGCGCATCCTTAGTAGGGGATAAGTTTGCTCCAAGTAATGAAGCGATCCTGCAGTTAGATCCAGATGTTATTTTAGGGTCTTCCAAGTTTGGTGAAGATGTGTCAGGCGCACTTAATAAAATTCAAACGATGATTCCTTATTCACATATTTCAACAAACTGGAAAGATAATTTGCTCTTATTAGGCCAATTATCCGGTAAAACCGCAGATGCGGAAAAGATTATCAGCGATTACGAATCTAAAGCCGCTGGTGCTAAGGCTGAAATTGGAGAAAAGCTGAAGGATCAATCCATTCTAGTGATTCGTATACGTCAGGGCAGTATGTGCGTATATCCCGCGGGCGTTTATCTGAATCCGGTTATATATGAAGATTTGGGCGCTGCCATTCCTGAAGTGATCTCCTCTACAGAGGCTCAAGCGGAGCTTTCTTTAGAAGCTTTGGCGGATATTAATCCGGACTATATTTTCTTGCAGTTTGAGACCAGTGAAAACACTGATAATGCAACAGCACTTGATGAATTGCTCAAGAACCCGATCTTCAAAAGTGTAAATGCAGCCAAAAACAATCATGTCTTTGTAAACGCAATTGATCCGTTGGCACAAGGTGGCACGGCATGGTCTAAAGTTAGATTCCTGGATGCTGCAATTGAAAACCTGTTGAAGTAAACCCGAAGGTGCGATGAATGAGATGAATACGAAAAATTGGAAAGTTATATTGATCCTATCAACTTCTCCATTATTCATCGTATTAGCAATGGTTGTATCCGTCTTATATGGTGTTAAGGATATTAGCATAGTAACAATTTGGCAGGCGATTACACACTTCGATGCGAATAATGTGGACCATAACATTATTATGACATCTAGATTTCCGCGTGTAATCGCTGCTTTATTAATTGGAGCGGCCCTGGCTGTTTCGGGGGCGTTAATGCAAGGCGTAACACGTAATTATCTTGCATCACCATCGATTATGGGAGTAAATGA
This Paenibacillus sp. FSL R5-0345 DNA region includes the following protein-coding sequences:
- a CDS encoding ABC transporter substrate-binding protein — its product is MNQKKVLLAGVSAVLALSLAACGNNEKDNAVSEKSANNAAVAAEGNANSKGNAAQEAVATEQTITYLGKVYVVPAEIHNIVAASLESMEDAAILGVKPVGVLAIADAIPGYLSTELAGASLVGDKFAPSNEAILQLDPDVILGSSKFGEDVSGALNKIQTMIPYSHISTNWKDNLLLLGQLSGKTADAEKIISDYESKAAGAKAEIGEKLKDQSILVIRIRQGSMCVYPAGVYLNPVIYEDLGAAIPEVISSTEAQAELSLEALADINPDYIFLQFETSENTDNATALDELLKNPIFKSVNAAKNNHVFVNAIDPLAQGGTAWSKVRFLDAAIENLLK